From Topomyia yanbarensis strain Yona2022 chromosome 1, ASM3024719v1, whole genome shotgun sequence, one genomic window encodes:
- the LOC131676024 gene encoding LOW QUALITY PROTEIN: uncharacterized protein LOC131676024 (The sequence of the model RefSeq protein was modified relative to this genomic sequence to represent the inferred CDS: substituted 2 bases at 2 genomic stop codons), producing the protein MLPVGSLYSVGTRLSEYARKLPQENPNVRKRYLDKIKAVQFHDPYMMQVSDDLPTKVTTGHVVDYLLNFKSPYTGNPVKNIRSLEAYRKFEAGFVQSVKGRMLGSQYVVVGKVAHSMRLNEKPLNPWVIVEKEGSVLSAHCDCTAGISETCSHVSAVLYALANLHSLQRIERXLVVVCITHILTLLYIXITVTDIPAYWKQPRKRIKDDLYKKVQDVDYGRTIKRFYDTKMNKSRQDFIELLELIKQDGNDVAVFGSHCDNANSTCIQCLADHCPDEVILNKSILLQKNFDMKYVGKSLEELRTIGKSLQLMLTETDVGLIERLTRKQFNSKIWHWVRIGRITASILKEVVSASNEYPPPKRSLLKRICHPYNEKTPNTPAIAYGRQKEAVAKRDLEHILNKTHENLRILDSDIVVDAKYPFMAASPDCFVQCSCCGSVPVEIKCPYRLSENSPLNQQLTLRDIANLKDPFIQFDGDRVEMVKSHKYYYQVQAQIFITQSNYGLFMVWSKNEKLIINVPRNDGFWENSLFRSRLYFHNIVIPELLGNYYTSNMK; encoded by the exons ATGTTACCAGTAGGCAGCTTATATTCGGTAGGAACACGCCTATCTGAGTACGCCAGGAAACTACCACAAGAAAATCCAAATGTTCGGAAGAGGTACTTAGATAAAATAAAGGCAGTGCAATTTCACGACCCTTACATGATGCAAGTATCGGACGATTTACCTACAAAGGTAACAACGGGCCATGTCGTAGATTAcctgttaaattttaaatcccCGTATACCGGTAATCCTGTGAAAAACATTCGAAGTCTGGAAGCTTACCGGAAATTCGAAGCAGGTTTTGTCCAGTCTGTGAAAGGACGGATGTTAGGCAGCCAGTACGTCGTGGTTGGGAAG GTCGCTCATTCCATGCGCCTCAACGAGAAACCACTAAATCCTTGGGTGATTGTGGAAAAAGAAGGAAGTGTTTTATCAGCTCATTGTGACTGTACCGCCGGTATCAGCGAAACTTGTTCGCATGTAAGTGCTGTACTGTATGCGTTGGCCAATCTTCATTCATTACAACGAATAGAAAGGTAATTAGTTGTCGTCTGTATAACGCATATTCTCACATTGTTGTATATTTAGATAACAGTAACCGATATTCCTGCGTATTGGAAACAACCACGCAAGCGTATTAAGGATGATCTTTACAAGAAGGTCCAAGATGTGGATTACGGCAGAACAATTAAACGATTCTACGAtactaaaatgaataaaagtcgACAAGATTTTATTGAGTTACTGGAACTCATTAAACAGGACGGTAATGATGTTGCAGTCTTTGGATCGCATTGTGATAATGCAAATTCCACCTGCATTCAGTGCTTAGCGGATCATTGTCCAGATGAAGTGATCCTGAATAAATCGATTCTCCTACAAAAAAACTTCGACATGAAATATGTAGGAAAAAGTTTGGAAGAGTTGAGAACAATCGGTAAAAGTCTGCAGTTAATGCTAACCGAAACTGATGTTGGATTGATTGAAAGGTTAACCAGGAAACAATTCAATTCCAAAATTTGGCATTGGGTACGAATCGGTAGAATCACGGCATCGATTTTGAAGGAAGTGGTTTCTGCATCAAATGAGTACCCACCACCTAAACGATCGCTGTTAAAGCGTATTTGTCACCCATACAATGAGAAAACCCCTAATACACCAGCAATAGCGTATGGCAGGCAAAAAGAGGCAGTGGCCAAACGAGACCTTGAACATATCCTTAATAAAACCCACGAGAATCTAAGAATTTTGGATAGCGATATTGTCGTGGATGCAAAATATCCATTCATGGCTGCATCTCCAGATTGTTTCGTACAGTGTTCGTGCTGTGGAAGTGTACCTGTTGAAATAAAATGTCCTTACCGGCTCAGTGAAAACAGTCCCTTGAACCAGCAGCTTACTCTACGGGACATAGCGAATTTAAAGGATCCCTTTATTCAATTTGATGGCGATAGGGTAGAAATGGTAAAAAGCCATAAATATTATTATCAAGTACAGGCTCAGATTTTCATAACACAGTCAAATTATGGTTTGTTTATGGTTTGGAGTAAAAATGAAAAACTTATTATAAATGTTCCACGAAATGATGGTTTCTGGGAGAACAGTCTCTTTAGGAGTCGATTATATTTCCATAATATTGTGATCCCTGAATTGTTGGGCAACTATTACACTTCTAATATGAAAtga